The Microbacterium foliorum genome has a window encoding:
- a CDS encoding energy-coupling factor transporter transmembrane component T family protein, producing MIQAYRHGTSVVHRMPAGAKLTVLAALALTLSAVPHGVMSITLALLAVGGLYLLARLPMRILGTEIWRLRWLVLVLGMALWFFVSPLTAWINTGRVVTLLLSASLLTITTPMEQLVAVLHRLLLPLRRYGVNPDAVAMTMSLALTMIPVVASFATDVRDAHRARGIRVDARGVVPLMVRTLRHADDVGDALAARGLT from the coding sequence ATGATCCAGGCGTATCGCCACGGCACGAGCGTCGTGCACCGGATGCCGGCCGGCGCGAAGCTCACTGTGCTCGCCGCGCTCGCGCTGACCCTGTCGGCCGTTCCGCACGGCGTGATGAGCATCACCCTTGCGCTGCTCGCGGTCGGGGGTCTGTATCTGCTCGCGCGGCTGCCGATGCGGATCCTCGGCACGGAGATCTGGCGTCTGCGGTGGCTCGTGCTGGTGCTCGGCATGGCGCTGTGGTTCTTCGTGTCCCCCCTGACGGCGTGGATCAACACGGGCAGAGTAGTCACCCTGCTGCTGTCGGCGTCTCTGCTGACGATCACGACGCCCATGGAGCAGCTGGTGGCTGTTCTGCACCGCCTCCTCCTGCCCCTGCGGCGATACGGCGTGAACCCCGATGCGGTGGCGATGACCATGTCGCTCGCTCTCACCATGATCCCCGTGGTCGCCTCGTTCGCGACCGATGTCAGGGACGCGCACCGGGCCAGGGGGATCCGGGTCGATGCGCGAGGGGTGGTGCCTCTGATGGTGCGCACGCTACGCCACGCCGACGATGTGGGTGACGCGCTCGCTGCGCGCGGACTGACCTGA
- a CDS encoding energy-coupling factor ABC transporter ATP-binding protein: MRPETALASIVLDDVSVEREGRAILSGISVELTAATTAVIGANGSGKSTFARLLNGLVLPSTGTVRVHGLDSRRDTVALRRRVGFVFTDPQAQILMPTPAEDLALSLRGLPRAEVASRVSAALAEHGLSDHAQMAASDLSGGQKQMLALASVLITQPGLVVADEPTTLLDLRNARRVGDLLLACAAQLVIVTHDLDLAARCDRAVLFEDGRIHASGAPVEVIGAYRDLCA; encoded by the coding sequence GTGCGGCCTGAGACGGCCCTCGCCTCCATCGTGCTCGACGACGTGAGCGTCGAGCGCGAAGGGCGGGCCATCCTCAGCGGCATCAGCGTCGAGCTCACTGCGGCGACGACGGCGGTCATCGGCGCCAACGGATCGGGCAAGTCGACGTTCGCTCGACTGCTCAACGGACTCGTGCTCCCCTCGACGGGGACGGTGCGGGTGCACGGCCTGGACAGCAGGCGCGACACCGTCGCACTGCGGCGTCGGGTGGGCTTCGTGTTCACCGACCCGCAGGCGCAGATCCTCATGCCGACCCCCGCCGAGGACCTGGCCCTGTCGCTGCGCGGTCTGCCGCGCGCGGAGGTGGCATCGCGCGTGTCGGCGGCACTGGCCGAGCACGGTCTCTCCGACCACGCGCAGATGGCGGCATCCGACCTCTCCGGCGGGCAGAAGCAGATGCTCGCACTCGCATCGGTGCTCATCACCCAGCCGGGGCTGGTCGTCGCCGACGAGCCGACGACGCTCCTCGACCTGCGCAATGCCCGTAGAGTGGGCGACCTGCTGCTCGCGTGTGCCGCTCAGCTCGTCATCGTGACCCACGACCTGGATCTGGCAGCGCGCTGCGACCGCGCCGTGCTCTTCGAGGATGGCAGGATCCATGCATCCGGTGCACCGGTCGAGGTGATCGGCGCGTACCGAGATCTGTGCGCATGA
- a CDS encoding biotin transporter BioY gives MTRHHGEAGRDLARIAVFAALIVVLGTVTIPVPGGVPITAQTLGVMLAGAVLGPRLAPLSVLLVLVLAAVGLPVLAGGRGGVGVFVGPTAGYLLGWVVGVIVVGLLVHGGRLTWWRVAAGTVLGGILAVYACGIPVQALVLGTDLVPTALSSLVFLPGDLIKAACATVLTLALRRAYPRAFGARAPLASTSVRAA, from the coding sequence ATGACTCGACACCATGGCGAGGCCGGACGGGATCTCGCTCGAATCGCCGTCTTCGCAGCTCTGATCGTCGTGCTCGGCACGGTGACGATTCCGGTGCCCGGCGGCGTGCCGATCACCGCGCAGACTCTGGGGGTGATGTTGGCCGGCGCGGTGCTGGGTCCTCGTCTCGCGCCGCTGTCGGTGCTGCTCGTGCTCGTCCTCGCAGCGGTCGGTCTCCCGGTCCTCGCCGGAGGGCGCGGGGGAGTCGGCGTCTTCGTCGGCCCCACCGCGGGATACCTCCTCGGCTGGGTGGTCGGGGTGATCGTGGTCGGTCTGCTCGTGCACGGCGGACGCCTCACCTGGTGGCGGGTCGCGGCCGGCACGGTGCTCGGCGGAATCCTGGCGGTCTACGCGTGCGGAATCCCCGTGCAGGCGCTCGTACTCGGCACCGATCTCGTTCCAACCGCACTGTCGAGCCTGGTGTTCCTGCCGGGCGACCTGATCAAGGCGGCCTGTGCGACAGTGCTCACGCTCGCGCTGCGCCGCGCCTATCCGCGCGCCTTCGGGGCGCGGGCACCGCTCGCCTCGACGTCGGTCCGTGCGGCCTGA
- a CDS encoding TetR family transcriptional regulator, translating to MSPEHNSTRHDRAGVARTALSLLDEVGLSDLSMRRIAAKLDVQPSALYWHFSSKQELLAELADRITATIPHDDADVLTTARSIRDALFRHRDGAELVLSTYALQLGSSSAQSALEASLHRRGATHAEERSVALLHFILGHATLVQQRMHADSHGALPSADTVDVTAGLDRVFDLGVTALSGETAPAGLSASRPPRRDRA from the coding sequence ATGAGCCCCGAGCACAACTCGACGCGTCACGATCGCGCCGGCGTCGCACGCACCGCCCTCTCCCTCCTCGACGAGGTGGGGCTGTCCGATCTGTCGATGCGGCGCATCGCTGCGAAGCTCGACGTGCAGCCGAGCGCTCTCTACTGGCATTTCTCCAGCAAACAGGAGCTCCTCGCCGAGCTCGCCGATCGGATCACGGCGACCATCCCCCACGACGACGCCGATGTGCTGACGACGGCGCGCAGCATCCGGGACGCACTGTTCCGCCACCGCGACGGTGCAGAGCTGGTGCTCAGCACCTATGCCCTGCAACTCGGATCGTCATCGGCCCAGTCCGCGCTCGAGGCATCATTGCACCGCCGAGGTGCGACGCACGCCGAGGAGCGATCGGTCGCCCTGCTGCATTTCATCCTCGGTCACGCGACGCTCGTGCAGCAGCGCATGCATGCCGACAGTCACGGCGCGCTTCCCTCCGCAGACACCGTCGACGTGACCGCCGGTCTCGACCGTGTCTTCGATCTCGGGGTGACCGCGCTGAGCGGCGAGACGGCGCCGGCCGGACTCAGCGCGTCGCGTCCTCCACGGCGTGACCGAGCCTGA
- a CDS encoding MFS transporter codes for MTAVTSTVSIWDRQRRWVTAGAVALIFFAAIEALAVTTVMPIVSDALDGRALYAVAFAGTLATSVIGMVAAGAWSDARGPRGALYVAVTLFIAGLVLSGLANTMEQFLIGRLVQGLGTGGQTVALYVVVARLYPPQLHGRIFAAFAAAWVVPSMIGPFLAGAVAEYLDWRWAFLGVAVLTAVAFLTTAARLRGVDLGHGEPQDARSLVIRLGLAFVVAVCAVLIGISAELTVRVGWPVAIGALVVISVALLPLLPRGTLRAGRGLPSVVLMRGVVAGAFFAAEAYIPYLLMERFGFTATWAGIALMLAALAWAGASQLQGRVGERLGNTRITLISLSLLLTALVLVLLAALGAAPALLVVVGWGFAGGGMGLLYPRLTVLMIAYSGEGDQGFNSSALSISDSTGAAVVIALAGLAVASLGGQVGAFAVVFAFCLALVLVASLPGLRLGHAVEDATR; via the coding sequence ATGACCGCGGTCACGTCGACCGTCTCGATCTGGGATCGCCAGCGTCGCTGGGTCACGGCCGGCGCGGTCGCCCTGATCTTCTTCGCGGCGATCGAAGCACTCGCTGTGACGACGGTCATGCCGATCGTCAGCGACGCCCTCGACGGCCGTGCGCTGTATGCGGTCGCCTTCGCGGGAACGCTCGCGACCAGCGTCATCGGCATGGTGGCCGCAGGAGCCTGGTCGGATGCGCGAGGGCCGCGCGGTGCGCTGTACGTCGCGGTGACGCTGTTCATCGCCGGACTGGTGCTGTCGGGCCTCGCGAACACGATGGAGCAGTTCCTGATCGGTCGTCTCGTGCAGGGGCTCGGCACGGGCGGCCAGACGGTGGCGCTCTACGTCGTCGTGGCGCGGCTCTACCCGCCGCAGCTGCACGGCAGGATCTTCGCCGCGTTCGCCGCCGCCTGGGTGGTTCCCTCGATGATCGGTCCGTTCCTCGCGGGCGCCGTCGCGGAGTATCTCGACTGGCGCTGGGCGTTCCTCGGGGTCGCCGTGCTCACGGCCGTCGCCTTCCTGACGACCGCGGCGCGGTTGCGAGGCGTCGACCTCGGACACGGGGAGCCTCAGGATGCCCGTTCCCTCGTCATCCGCCTCGGACTGGCGTTCGTGGTGGCGGTGTGCGCGGTCCTCATCGGCATCAGCGCAGAGCTGACCGTGCGGGTCGGCTGGCCGGTGGCCATCGGCGCGCTCGTGGTCATCTCCGTCGCGCTGCTCCCGCTGCTGCCTCGCGGAACGCTCCGCGCCGGGCGAGGACTGCCCAGCGTCGTGCTCATGCGCGGTGTCGTGGCGGGGGCGTTCTTCGCCGCGGAGGCATACATCCCCTACCTGCTCATGGAGCGTTTCGGCTTCACCGCGACATGGGCCGGTATCGCACTGATGCTGGCGGCCCTCGCCTGGGCCGGGGCATCGCAGCTGCAGGGCCGCGTCGGAGAGCGTCTCGGCAACACTCGCATCACGCTCATCAGCCTCTCGCTGCTGCTCACGGCGCTGGTCCTCGTGCTCCTGGCCGCGCTCGGAGCCGCACCGGCACTTCTGGTCGTGGTGGGCTGGGGCTTCGCGGGCGGAGGGATGGGGCTCCTGTACCCGCGGCTGACGGTGCTCATGATCGCCTATTCCGGCGAGGGGGATCAGGGCTTCAACTCGTCGGCGCTGTCCATCTCCGACTCCACGGGCGCAGCGGTGGTGATCGCGCTGGCCGGCCTGGCCGTCGCGAGCCTCGGCGGTCAGGTCGGAGCGTTCGCCGTGGTGTTCGCGTTCTGTCTCGCGCTCGTGCTCGTCGCGTCGCTTCCCGGGCTCAGGCTCGGTCACGCCGTGGAGGACGCGACGCGCTGA
- a CDS encoding MalY/PatB family protein → MLEVRALPLAELRARTSEKWREYPADVLPLFVAETDFPLAPTISSALRRAVDTGDTGYVASRTPLASTYSEFALRRFGWQPDPARMRSTADVSMGIVEILRRVTQPGERVVVTPPVYPPFYDLVAEAGAEVERVPLRDTGSSWELDLDGIRVAFEGGATAMLLCNPHNPTGTVHDRDTLTALAELAEEFGVSVISDEIHAPLAQPGTGFTPFLHTGDAAAAVGYAVVSASKAFNLAGLKCALMVTASDATTAVVRGLPVEVEWRTGQFGLLAAVAAFTEESDAWLDGLLRTLDANRVLLEDLLAARVPAARYRIPDAGYLAWIDLTALGWGDNPARRILKEARVALHFGPAFGEEGRGHVRLNFGTSPEILTEAVERIATLVDR, encoded by the coding sequence ATGCTCGAGGTCAGGGCTCTGCCCTTGGCGGAGCTCCGCGCGCGCACCAGCGAGAAGTGGCGAGAGTATCCCGCCGACGTGCTGCCGCTTTTCGTCGCGGAGACGGACTTCCCGCTCGCCCCGACCATCTCCTCGGCTCTGCGCCGGGCGGTCGACACGGGAGACACCGGGTACGTCGCGTCGCGCACCCCGCTCGCATCGACGTACAGCGAGTTCGCGCTGCGCCGATTCGGCTGGCAGCCGGATCCGGCGCGAATGCGCAGCACCGCTGACGTGAGCATGGGGATCGTCGAGATCCTGAGGCGGGTGACGCAGCCGGGGGAGCGCGTGGTCGTCACGCCCCCTGTCTATCCGCCGTTCTACGACCTCGTCGCCGAGGCGGGCGCGGAGGTGGAACGGGTTCCGCTGCGCGACACCGGTTCATCCTGGGAACTCGATCTCGACGGCATCCGCGTGGCGTTCGAGGGCGGTGCCACCGCCATGCTCCTCTGCAACCCGCACAATCCCACCGGCACCGTGCACGACCGCGACACGCTCACGGCGCTGGCTGAGCTGGCCGAGGAGTTCGGCGTCTCGGTGATCTCGGACGAGATCCACGCGCCTCTCGCGCAGCCAGGTACGGGCTTCACGCCGTTCCTGCACACCGGAGATGCGGCCGCGGCCGTCGGCTATGCGGTCGTGAGCGCCAGCAAGGCGTTCAACCTGGCGGGGCTCAAATGCGCTCTCATGGTGACCGCATCCGACGCCACGACTGCGGTCGTGCGTGGTCTGCCGGTCGAGGTCGAGTGGCGCACGGGCCAGTTCGGTCTGCTCGCCGCCGTCGCGGCCTTCACAGAGGAGAGCGATGCCTGGCTCGACGGGCTGCTGCGCACGCTCGACGCGAATCGGGTGCTGCTCGAAGACCTGCTCGCCGCACGTGTGCCGGCCGCGCGGTACCGCATTCCGGATGCCGGGTACCTCGCCTGGATCGATCTCACCGCGCTCGGATGGGGTGACAACCCAGCGCGGCGCATCCTCAAGGAGGCCAGGGTCGCCCTGCACTTCGGTCCCGCCTTCGGCGAGGAGGGTCGTGGCCACGTGCGGCTGAACTTCGGCACGAGCCCCGAGATCCTCACCGAGGCCGTCGAGCGCATCGCGACGCTCGTGGATCGATGA
- a CDS encoding metal-sulfur cluster assembly factor, producing the protein MTATLTDAKYDEVTEALKDVMDPELGINVVDLGLIYDLAWDDENDALVIHMTLTSAGCPLTDVLEDQTAQALESVVDRFRINWVWMPPWGPERISDDGRDMMRALGFAI; encoded by the coding sequence ATGACAGCGACGCTCACCGACGCGAAGTACGACGAGGTCACCGAGGCTCTCAAAGACGTCATGGATCCTGAACTCGGGATCAACGTCGTCGACCTCGGACTCATCTACGATCTCGCGTGGGACGACGAGAACGACGCTCTCGTCATCCACATGACGCTGACCAGCGCCGGCTGCCCACTCACCGACGTGCTCGAGGATCAGACTGCTCAGGCTCTCGAGAGCGTGGTGGATCGCTTCCGCATCAACTGGGTGTGGATGCCGCCGTGGGGTCCCGAGCGGATCAGCGACGACGGCCGCGACATGATGCGCGCACTCGGCTTCGCGATCTGA
- the sufC gene encoding Fe-S cluster assembly ATPase SufC — translation MSVLEIRDLHVTVETDAGTTPILNGITLTMNTGETHAIMGPNGSGKSTLAYTIAGHPKYTVTSGSITFDGKDVLAMSVDERARAGLFLAMQYPVEIPGVTVTNFLRTAKTALDGEAPAIRGWTKDVKAAMANLRMDPKFAQRNVNEGFSGGEKKRHEILQLEVLKPQFAILDETDSGLDVDALKIVSEGVNRAKESTGLGVLLITHYTRILRYIRPDFVHVVVAGKIVEEGGPELADRLEDEGYDRFLDPAAPIEA, via the coding sequence ATGTCTGTTCTCGAAATCCGCGACCTCCACGTGACGGTCGAGACCGATGCGGGGACGACCCCGATCCTCAACGGAATCACTCTGACCATGAACACCGGTGAGACGCACGCGATCATGGGGCCGAACGGCTCCGGCAAGTCGACGCTCGCGTACACGATCGCCGGTCACCCCAAGTACACCGTGACATCGGGGTCCATCACGTTCGACGGCAAGGACGTCCTCGCGATGTCCGTCGACGAGCGCGCCCGTGCCGGACTGTTCCTCGCCATGCAGTACCCGGTCGAGATCCCCGGCGTCACCGTCACGAACTTCCTCCGCACGGCCAAGACGGCTCTCGACGGTGAGGCTCCCGCGATCCGCGGCTGGACCAAGGACGTCAAGGCGGCCATGGCCAACCTGCGCATGGACCCGAAGTTCGCCCAGCGCAACGTCAACGAGGGCTTCTCGGGCGGCGAGAAGAAGCGCCACGAGATCCTGCAGCTCGAGGTCCTCAAGCCGCAGTTCGCGATCCTCGACGAGACCGACTCCGGCCTCGACGTCGACGCGCTGAAGATCGTCTCCGAGGGCGTCAACCGCGCCAAGGAGTCCACCGGTCTCGGCGTGCTCCTGATCACGCACTACACGCGCATCCTCCGCTACATCCGCCCCGACTTCGTGCACGTGGTCGTCGCCGGCAAGATCGTCGAAGAGGGTGGCCCCGAGCTCGCCGACCGGCTCGAGGACGAGGGATACGACCGTTTCCTCGACCCCGCCGCCCCCATCGAGGCGTAG
- a CDS encoding non-heme iron oxygenase ferredoxin subunit, producing the protein MSAERVCGVSELEQDMPIRVEPSGVPITVIKDAEGVIHAIGDTCTHGEISLSEGFVEGDTVECWAHGSAFSLLTGKPGNLPAYEPVPVYIVEIDGDDVLIDPTVTKEI; encoded by the coding sequence GTGAGCGCGGAGCGCGTGTGCGGCGTGTCGGAGCTCGAGCAGGACATGCCGATCCGCGTCGAGCCGAGCGGTGTCCCGATCACCGTCATCAAGGACGCGGAAGGCGTGATCCACGCCATCGGCGACACCTGCACCCACGGCGAGATCTCGCTGTCCGAGGGTTTCGTCGAGGGCGACACGGTCGAATGCTGGGCCCACGGCTCGGCGTTCTCCCTGCTCACCGGCAAACCCGGCAACCTCCCCGCTTATGAGCCGGTTCCCGTCTACATCGTCGAGATCGACGGTGACGACGTGCTCATCGACCCGACTGTGACGAAGGAAATCTGA
- the sufD gene encoding Fe-S cluster assembly protein SufD: MAASTTAPSEAQHTNAHIDPAAQVSDAGFVPVQTRSERPHSFDPADFGSPTGREVNWKHTPVAKLSSLFEVAATAEGVSYLFRSGDQYVAAPLPAGTAPRGEVFLAEDVTAAVAWQGATDALHIRIPREEEVAEPILVSVEGLGAQLRADAHIVIEALEHSSATVVLQHTGAAQYSQNVEIIVRDGAALTVISLQQWQDEAVHASAHQARVDADATLKHFVISFGGGVVRVNPSVELAGAGSEGYLYGLSYADAGQHLESQVYLHHKGPHTKGDVLYKGALQGESAHSVWIGDVLIGADATGTDSYEANRNLVLTEGARADSIPNLEIETGDILGAGHASATGRFDDEQLFYLQARGISEEEARRLVVLGFLTDIVQRLGIPELESELLAAIETELSEVSA; this comes from the coding sequence ATGGCGGCCTCGACGACGGCGCCCAGCGAGGCGCAGCATACGAACGCGCACATCGACCCCGCGGCACAGGTCTCGGATGCCGGGTTCGTGCCCGTGCAGACCCGCTCGGAGCGCCCCCACTCGTTCGACCCGGCGGACTTCGGATCGCCCACGGGTCGTGAGGTGAACTGGAAGCACACTCCGGTGGCCAAGCTCTCCTCCCTGTTCGAGGTGGCGGCGACGGCAGAGGGCGTGAGCTACTTGTTCCGCTCCGGTGACCAGTACGTCGCGGCGCCCCTGCCCGCGGGCACCGCGCCTCGTGGTGAGGTCTTCCTCGCCGAGGACGTCACGGCGGCCGTCGCATGGCAGGGCGCGACCGACGCGCTGCACATCCGGATCCCGCGCGAGGAGGAGGTCGCTGAGCCGATCCTCGTCTCCGTCGAGGGACTGGGCGCCCAGCTGCGCGCCGACGCTCACATCGTGATCGAGGCGCTCGAGCACAGCTCCGCCACGGTGGTGCTGCAGCACACGGGTGCCGCCCAGTACTCGCAGAACGTCGAGATCATCGTGCGCGACGGCGCCGCACTCACCGTCATCAGCCTGCAGCAGTGGCAGGACGAGGCCGTGCACGCGTCCGCACATCAGGCGCGGGTCGACGCGGATGCCACGCTCAAGCACTTCGTGATCAGCTTCGGCGGAGGCGTCGTGCGCGTGAACCCGAGCGTCGAGCTCGCCGGGGCCGGTTCCGAGGGCTATCTCTACGGTCTGTCCTACGCCGACGCCGGCCAGCACCTCGAGAGTCAGGTCTACCTGCACCACAAGGGGCCGCACACCAAGGGCGACGTCCTCTACAAGGGTGCTCTGCAGGGCGAGAGCGCGCACAGCGTCTGGATCGGCGACGTGCTGATCGGCGCCGATGCGACGGGCACCGACTCGTACGAGGCCAACCGCAACCTGGTGCTCACCGAAGGCGCCCGCGCCGACTCGATCCCGAACCTCGAGATCGAGACCGGGGACATCCTCGGTGCTGGTCACGCCAGCGCGACGGGCCGTTTCGACGACGAGCAGCTGTTCTACCTGCAGGCCCGGGGGATCAGCGAGGAGGAAGCGCGCCGCCTCGTGGTGCTCGGCTTCCTCACCGACATCGTGCAGCGCCTCGGCATCCCCGAACTCGAGTCCGAGCTTCTCGCCGCCATCGAGACCGAGCTCTCCGAGGTGAGCGCGTGA
- the sufB gene encoding Fe-S cluster assembly protein SufB, with amino-acid sequence MSDVLIDRPELDGLGVYEFGWHDADAAGAIAKRGISEEVVRGISALKHEPEWMLNTRLKGYQLFGRKPMPTWGADLSEIDFDNIKYFVRSTEKQAQSWEDLPAEIRETYERLGIPEAERQRLVAGVAAQYESEVVYHQIREDLEEQGVIFMDTDTALREHPEFFEEYFGSVIPAGDNKFAALNTAVWSGGSFVYVPKGVHVEIPLQAYFRINTENMGQFERTLIIADEDSYVHYIEGCTAPIYKSDSLHSAVVEIIVKKNARVRYTTIQNWSNNVYNLVTKRAVAHEGATMEWVDGNIGSKVTMKYPSIYLMGEHAKGETLSVAFAGPGQHQDAGAKMIHMAPYTQSSIVSKSIARGGGRAGYRGEVRVDANAHHSANTVRCDALLVDTKSRSDTYPAIDIRVDDVQLGHEATVSKVSEEQLFYLQSRGMPEDEAMAMIVRGFIEPIARELPMEYAMELNKLIEMGMEGSVG; translated from the coding sequence ATGTCGGATGTGCTGATCGACCGCCCGGAGCTTGACGGCCTGGGGGTGTATGAATTCGGATGGCACGACGCGGACGCCGCCGGAGCGATCGCCAAGCGTGGCATCTCGGAAGAGGTGGTCCGCGGGATCTCGGCGCTCAAGCACGAACCCGAATGGATGCTGAACACCCGTCTCAAGGGGTACCAGCTCTTCGGACGCAAGCCGATGCCCACCTGGGGCGCCGACCTCAGTGAGATCGACTTCGACAACATCAAGTACTTCGTGCGCTCCACGGAGAAGCAGGCGCAGTCCTGGGAGGACCTGCCTGCCGAGATCCGGGAGACCTACGAGCGTCTCGGCATCCCCGAGGCCGAGCGTCAGCGTCTGGTCGCCGGCGTCGCGGCGCAATACGAGTCCGAGGTCGTCTACCACCAGATCCGTGAGGATCTGGAGGAGCAGGGCGTCATCTTCATGGACACCGACACCGCGCTGCGCGAGCACCCCGAGTTCTTCGAGGAGTACTTCGGATCGGTGATCCCCGCCGGCGACAACAAGTTCGCCGCGCTGAACACGGCCGTCTGGTCGGGCGGATCGTTCGTCTACGTCCCCAAGGGCGTCCACGTCGAGATCCCGCTTCAGGCGTACTTCCGCATCAACACCGAGAACATGGGGCAGTTCGAGCGGACCCTGATCATCGCCGACGAAGACAGCTACGTGCACTACATCGAGGGCTGCACGGCGCCGATCTACAAGTCGGATTCGCTGCACTCGGCGGTCGTCGAGATCATCGTGAAGAAGAACGCCCGCGTTCGCTACACGACGATCCAGAACTGGTCGAATAACGTCTACAACCTCGTCACCAAGCGTGCGGTCGCGCACGAGGGCGCGACGATGGAGTGGGTCGACGGCAACATCGGCTCCAAGGTGACGATGAAGTACCCGTCGATCTACCTGATGGGCGAGCACGCCAAGGGCGAGACGCTCTCGGTCGCCTTCGCCGGACCCGGCCAGCACCAGGATGCGGGCGCCAAGATGATCCACATGGCGCCGTACACGCAGTCGTCGATCGTGTCGAAGTCGATCGCCCGTGGCGGCGGACGTGCCGGATATCGCGGCGAGGTGCGGGTGGACGCGAACGCGCACCACTCCGCCAACACGGTGCGATGCGACGCTCTGCTCGTCGACACCAAGTCGCGATCCGACACCTACCCGGCGATCGACATCCGCGTCGACGACGTGCAGCTCGGTCACGAGGCCACGGTGTCGAAGGTCAGCGAGGAGCAGCTCTTCTATCTGCAGTCCCGCGGCATGCCCGAAGACGAGGCCATGGCGATGATCGTGCGCGGCTTCATCGAGCCGATCGCGCGCGAGCTGCCGATGGAGTACGCGATGGAACTCAACAAGCTCATCGAAATGGGCATGGAAGGATCGGTCGGCTAA